One segment of Polypterus senegalus isolate Bchr_013 chromosome 8, ASM1683550v1, whole genome shotgun sequence DNA contains the following:
- the LOC120533228 gene encoding NACHT, LRR and PYD domains-containing protein 3-like isoform X1 yields the protein MSLTRLIARHYKHLSDQKLEGLLQKPKSLLFIFDGLDEYKHKVEFTETQLCSNPNVLFLVQVLVTSLVCQTLLKDCSVLITSRPTALATLDMNRVKLVDILGFLPVQRLMYFKKSFGDADLGIKAFQYVEENTILYTMCFNPSYSWIICSVLKSYFMAPEEERGAAPSTVTELFVMFLHNILTKHRQEAEDQRGILIKLGKMAFYGVDKRILLFYKNQEIPTFGLQPVLCSPFFSGFLKEILQRESTLKQGIKPVNYRN from the coding sequence ATGTCCTTGACCAGGCTGATTGCAAGGCACTATAAACATCTCAGTGACCAAAAACTGGAAGGACTCCTACAGAAACCCAAATCTCTCCTCTTTATATTCGATGGGTTGGATGAATACAAACACAAAGTGGAGTTCACAGAGACACAGCTCTGCTCTAACCCAAATGTCCTCTTTCTTGTCCAAGTCCTGGTCACTAGTCTGGTCTGCCAGACATTACTGAAGGACTGCTCAGTCCTGATCACAAGCAGACCAACAGCCCTGGCAACTCTGGACATGAACAGAGTTAAATTGGTAGATATCCTGGGGTTCCTTCCTGTGCAAAGGCTGATGTACTTTAAGAAGTCTTTTGGTGATGCTGATCTGGGCATTAAGGCTTTTCAGTATGTGGAGGAGAATACCATCCTTTATACCATGTGCTTCAACCCTTCGTACAGCTGGATTATCTGCTCTGTGTTGAAGAGCTACTTTATGGCACCTGAAGAAGAGCGAGGAGCCGCCCCCAGCACTGTCACCGAGCTCTTTGTGATGTTCCTTCACAACATCCTGACCAAGCACAGGCAAGAAGCTGAGGACCAGCGGGGGATTCTGATAAAACTAGGAAAGATGGCTTTTTATGGGGTGGACAAAAggattcttttgttttataaaaatcaAGAGATACCCACTTTTGGTCTCCAGCCAGTCCTGTGCTCTCCATTCTTTTCTGGGTTCCTCAAAGAAATCCTGCAAAGAGAAAGCACTCTGAAGCAAGGAATAAAACCTGTAAATTACAGAAACTGA
- the LOC120533228 gene encoding uncharacterized protein LOC120533228 isoform X2, whose protein sequence is MKKNRKVLVGLWEELAEELVRFPSPNLTRILEEVTEGGPDIFKKIQTILQLPPIRAQIKGLQKKHKRVVSESTKTLEKEEQSFPGDPSALGLDTGYAELVVIKEYRRTNSKTWHELLKTGRTHEEMMEEKTKHKYEQIWT, encoded by the exons atgaagaaaaacagaaaggtacTTGTTGGCCTTTGGGAGGAGCTGGCTGAAGAACTTGTGAGATTTCCTTCACCAAACCTGACAAGGATACTGGAGGAGGTGACAGAGGGGG GCCCAGACATTTTCAAGAAAATCCAGACCATTCTCCAGCTCCCTCCCATTAGAGCTCAAATAAAAG GCCTCCAGAAGAAACACAAAAGAGTTGTGTCTGAATCTACAAAAACTCTGGAGAAGGAGGAGCAGTCTTTTCCTGGAGATCCAAGTGCTTTGGGCTTGGATACTGGATATGCAGAGCTGGTGGTCATTAAAGAGTACAGAAGAACCAACAGTAAGACTTGGCATGAACTTTTGAAGACTGGGAGAACTCATGAAGAAATGATGGAGGAAAAGACAAAGCACAAATATGAGCAAATCTGGACCTGA